In Zingiber officinale cultivar Zhangliang chromosome 8B, Zo_v1.1, whole genome shotgun sequence, a single genomic region encodes these proteins:
- the LOC122014229 gene encoding uncharacterized protein LOC122014229, with the protein MMGLALTAQLGALAACIVLFLPLGMAGWNLSRNKVLFFSGALFISLAVVIHLAPHLSSLSLLLLSSLSPSIGTDGTSSSSSDAIPAASFSSCIPFLHDITWRQESPSSSAAWQWTPATHAAGCDFQRVSPADASDLLNGSWILVAGDSQARLLTLAFLRLLLDPVALPPIEADLFRRHSDYHASLADRGITLDFVWAPFETNLTTLLRGLRSRSPAGRPDVIALGSGLWHMLHFTNSSLFGESLIWLKRAAVALLSTAPLHPPHMFWLGLPMLVNSMLNTEEKRVRMNETVWDEYDQELAESTILRSDGGPCLHVDIGSLSQGCGRRCTTDGMHYDNVVYEAALHIMLNALLIESQQRI; encoded by the coding sequence ATGATGGGCCTCGCGTTGACGGCGCAGCTCGGCGCCCTAGCGGCGTGCATCGTCCTCTTTCTGCCACTCGGCATGGCCGGATGGAACCTCAGCCGCAACAAGGTCCTCTTCTTCAGCGGCGCCCTTTTCATCTCCCTCGCCGTTGTTATCCACCTAGCTCCCCACCTCTCCTCGCTCTCCCTCTTACTCCTATCCTCTCTCTCGCCATCAATCGGAACCGACggcacctcttcctcttcctccgatGCGATTCCCGCTGCTTCTTTCTCCTCTTGCATTCCTTTCCTCCACGACATCACTTGGCGTCAAGAATCTCCTTCGTCCTCGGCGGCATGGCAATGGACCCCGGCCACCCATGCTGCGGGTTGCGACTTCCAGAGGGTCTCCCCCGCCGACGCCTCCGACCTCCTCAACGGTTCTTGGATCCTGGTCGCCGGCGATTCCCAGGCCAGGCTTCTCACCCTAGCCTTCCTCCGCCTGCTCCTCGACCCCGTCGCCCTCCCGCCCATCGAAGCCGACCTCTTCCGTCGCCACTCTGATTACCACGCCTCTCTCGCCGACCGCGGGATCACCCTCGACTTCGTCTGGGCGCCCTTCGAAACCAACCTCACGACTCTCCTCCGCGGCCTCCGCAGCCGCAGTCCCGCCGGCCGCCCTGACGTCATCGCCCTGGGCTCTGGTCTCTGGCACATGTTGCATTTCACCAACTCGTCCCTCTTTGGTGAGTCTCTCATCTGGCTTAAGCGGGCCGCCGTGGCGTTGCTTTCGACTGCGCCGCTTCACCCGCCCCACATGTTCTGGCTGGGGTTGCCGATGCTGGTGAACTCGATGCTTAACACCGAGGAGAAGAGGGTGAGAATGAATGAAACAGTGTGGGATGAGTATGACCAGGAGCTAGCGGAAAGCACCATCCTGAGAAGCGACGGCGGGCCTTGTTTACATGTAGACATTGGATCATTGAGCCAGGGCTGCGGTCGAAGATGCACGACTGATGGGATGCACTACGATAATGTGGTGTATGAAGCGGCGCTTCACATTATGCTTAATGCTCTTTTGATTGAATCTCAACAGCGAATTTGA